From Opisthocomus hoazin isolate bOpiHoa1 chromosome 28, bOpiHoa1.hap1, whole genome shotgun sequence, the proteins below share one genomic window:
- the POLB gene encoding DNA polymerase beta isoform X2 produces MSKRKAPQESPNEGITDFLTELANYERNVNRAIHKYNAYRKAASVISRYPSKIRSGAEAKKLDGVGAKIAEKIDEFLSTGKLRKLEKIRQDDTSASISLLTRVTGIGPAAARKFVEEGIKTLEDLRKNEHKLTHHQRIGLKYFEDFEKRIPREEMLQMQEIVLKEIKKLDPNYIATVCGSFRRGAESSGDMDVLLTHPSFTSESSKQGVCQLPNKEDGTACPHRRIDIRLIPKDQYYCGVLYFTGSDIFNKNMRTHALEMGFTINEYTIRPLGVTGVAGEALPVECEKDIFDYIQWEYREPKDRSE; encoded by the exons ATGAGCAAGCGGAAGGCTCCCCAGGAGAGCCCCAACGAGGGCATCACCGACTTCCTTACCG AGCTGGCCAATTACGAGCGCAACGTGAACCGGGCCATTCACAAGTACAACGCGTACAG GAAAGCAGCCTCCGTGATTTCCCGGTACCCCAGCAAGATACGGAGCGGGGCCGAAGCCAAGaagctg GATGGAGTAGGTGCTAAAATAGCGGAGAAGATAGATGAGTTCTTATCCACTGGAAAATTACGCAAATTGGAAAAG aTTCGACAAGATGATACAAGTGCATCTATCAGTCTCCTGACACGAGTTACTGGCATTGG TCCGGCTGCTGCTAGGAAGTTTGTCGAGGAAGGAATTAAGACTTTAGAAG atttaagaaaaaatgaacacaagCTGACCCATCACCAGCGAATTGGGTTGAA ATATTTTGAAGATTTTGAGAAAAGAATCCCGAGGGAAGAAATGCTGCAAATGCAG GAAATTGTGCTGAAAGAGATAAAGAAGCTGGATCCAAACTATATTGCTACAGTCTGTGGCAGTTTTAGACGAG GTGCAGAGTCAAGTGGCGATATGGATGTTCTCCTAACGCATCCGAGTTTCACATCTGAATCATCCAAACAG GGTGTCTGTCAGCTGCCAAACAAAGAAGATGGAACAGCCTGTCCACATAGGAGAATTGATATCcg GCTTATCCCCAAAGATCAGTATTACTGTGGTGTACTGTATTTCACAGGAAGTGATATATTCAATAAGAACATGAGAACTCACGCTCTGGAAATGGGCTTCACGATCAATGAATATACAATCCGTCCCTTGGGTGTCACTG GAGTTGCTGGGGAGGCCCTACCAGTAGAATGTGAAAAAGACATCTTTGACTATATCCAGTGGGAATACCGAGAGCCAAAGGATCGGAGTGAATAA
- the VDAC3 gene encoding non-selective voltage-gated ion channel VDAC3 isoform X1 yields the protein MAVPPSYSDLGKSARDVFNKGYGFGMVKLELKTKSSSGVEFTATGSSNTDTGKASGSLETKYKIKDYGLTFTQKWNTDNTLGTEVSMEDQLAEGLKVALDTTFVPNTGKKSGKLKTSYKREYVNLGCNIDIDLSGPTVYGWAVLGYEGWLAGYQMAFDTAKSKLSQNNFALGYKAGDFQLHTNVNDGTEFGGSIYQKVNNKVETSVNLAWTAGSNNTRFGIAAKYQLDEKTSIVAKLNNASLIGIGYTHALRPGIKLTLSGLIDGKNFSAGGHKVGLGFELEA from the exons ATGGCTGTCCCACCATCATACAGTGACTTGGGAAAGTCTGCCAGGGATGTATTCAACAAGGGATATG GATTTGGAATGGTCAAGTTAGAGTTGAAGACCAAGTCTTCCAGTGGGGTG GAATTCACTGCAACTGGTTCTTCCAACACAGACACAGGCAAGGCTTCAGGCAGTCTAGAGACCAAATATAAGATCAAAGACTATGGACTTACATTCACCCAGAAGTGGAACACAGATAACACACTGGGAACAGAAGTTTCCATGGAGGATCAG ttgGCTGAAGGATTGAAGGTGGCTCTTGACACTACATTTGTACCAAACACAGG GAAGAAGAGTGGAAAGTTGAAGACCTCCTACAAAAGAGAATATGTAAATCTAGGCTGCAACATAGACATTGATCTCTCTGGACCAACCGTCTATggctgggcagtgctgggctATGAAGGCTGGCTTGCTGGCTACCAGATGGCTTTTGATACAGCCAAGTCTAAGCTTTCGCAAAATAACTTTGCCTTGGGATATAAGGCAGGAGACTTTCAGCTGCACACTAATGT GAATGATGGCACCGAGTTTGGTGGGTCTATTTATCAGAAGGTTAATAATAAGGTTGAGACATCAGTCAATCTTGCATGGACGGCTGGCAGTAACAACACACGTTTTGGTATTGCTGCTAAGTACCAACTGGATGAGAAGACTTCCATTGTG GCTAAACTGAATAATGCCAGCCTGATTGGAATTGGTTACACTCATGCCCTCCGACCTG GTATAAAGCTGACCCTCTCAGGCTTGATTGATGGCAAGAATTTCAGTGCTGGAGGTCACAAAGTTGGGCTGGGATTTGAGCTGGAAGCTTAA
- the VDAC3 gene encoding non-selective voltage-gated ion channel VDAC3 isoform X2 — MHNWDSTGKIIRGIRGDGEEKSKDTSSFVSQEFTATGSSNTDTGKASGSLETKYKIKDYGLTFTQKWNTDNTLGTEVSMEDQLAEGLKVALDTTFVPNTGKKSGKLKTSYKREYVNLGCNIDIDLSGPTVYGWAVLGYEGWLAGYQMAFDTAKSKLSQNNFALGYKAGDFQLHTNVNDGTEFGGSIYQKVNNKVETSVNLAWTAGSNNTRFGIAAKYQLDEKTSIVAKLNNASLIGIGYTHALRPGIKLTLSGLIDGKNFSAGGHKVGLGFELEA; from the exons ATGCACAATTGGGACAGTACCGGTAAGATAATAAGGGGAATCAGAGGAGATGGTGAGGAAAAATCCAAGGATACAAGCAGCTTTGTATCCCAA GAATTCACTGCAACTGGTTCTTCCAACACAGACACAGGCAAGGCTTCAGGCAGTCTAGAGACCAAATATAAGATCAAAGACTATGGACTTACATTCACCCAGAAGTGGAACACAGATAACACACTGGGAACAGAAGTTTCCATGGAGGATCAG ttgGCTGAAGGATTGAAGGTGGCTCTTGACACTACATTTGTACCAAACACAGG GAAGAAGAGTGGAAAGTTGAAGACCTCCTACAAAAGAGAATATGTAAATCTAGGCTGCAACATAGACATTGATCTCTCTGGACCAACCGTCTATggctgggcagtgctgggctATGAAGGCTGGCTTGCTGGCTACCAGATGGCTTTTGATACAGCCAAGTCTAAGCTTTCGCAAAATAACTTTGCCTTGGGATATAAGGCAGGAGACTTTCAGCTGCACACTAATGT GAATGATGGCACCGAGTTTGGTGGGTCTATTTATCAGAAGGTTAATAATAAGGTTGAGACATCAGTCAATCTTGCATGGACGGCTGGCAGTAACAACACACGTTTTGGTATTGCTGCTAAGTACCAACTGGATGAGAAGACTTCCATTGTG GCTAAACTGAATAATGCCAGCCTGATTGGAATTGGTTACACTCATGCCCTCCGACCTG GTATAAAGCTGACCCTCTCAGGCTTGATTGATGGCAAGAATTTCAGTGCTGGAGGTCACAAAGTTGGGCTGGGATTTGAGCTGGAAGCTTAA
- the POLB gene encoding DNA polymerase beta isoform X1 — MSKRKAPQESPNEGITDFLTELANYERNVNRAIHKYNAYRKAASVISRYPSKIRSGAEAKKLDGVGAKIAEKIDEFLSTGKLRKLEKIRQDDTSASISLLTRVTGIGPAAARKFVEEGIKTLEDLRKNEHKLTHHQRIGLKYFEDFEKRIPREEMLQMQEIVLKEIKKLDPNYIATVCGSFRRGAESSGDMDVLLTHPSFTSESSKQSKLLHQVVEQLEKVHFVTDMLSKGDTKFMGVCQLPNKEDGTACPHRRIDIRLIPKDQYYCGVLYFTGSDIFNKNMRTHALEMGFTINEYTIRPLGVTGVAGEALPVECEKDIFDYIQWEYREPKDRSE, encoded by the exons ATGAGCAAGCGGAAGGCTCCCCAGGAGAGCCCCAACGAGGGCATCACCGACTTCCTTACCG AGCTGGCCAATTACGAGCGCAACGTGAACCGGGCCATTCACAAGTACAACGCGTACAG GAAAGCAGCCTCCGTGATTTCCCGGTACCCCAGCAAGATACGGAGCGGGGCCGAAGCCAAGaagctg GATGGAGTAGGTGCTAAAATAGCGGAGAAGATAGATGAGTTCTTATCCACTGGAAAATTACGCAAATTGGAAAAG aTTCGACAAGATGATACAAGTGCATCTATCAGTCTCCTGACACGAGTTACTGGCATTGG TCCGGCTGCTGCTAGGAAGTTTGTCGAGGAAGGAATTAAGACTTTAGAAG atttaagaaaaaatgaacacaagCTGACCCATCACCAGCGAATTGGGTTGAA ATATTTTGAAGATTTTGAGAAAAGAATCCCGAGGGAAGAAATGCTGCAAATGCAG GAAATTGTGCTGAAAGAGATAAAGAAGCTGGATCCAAACTATATTGCTACAGTCTGTGGCAGTTTTAGACGAG GTGCAGAGTCAAGTGGCGATATGGATGTTCTCCTAACGCATCCGAGTTTCACATCTGAATCATCCAAACAG TCAAAACTTCTGCATCAAGTTGTAgaacaactggaaaaagtccactTTGTCACAGATATGCTGTCTAAAGGTGACACCAAATTCATG GGTGTCTGTCAGCTGCCAAACAAAGAAGATGGAACAGCCTGTCCACATAGGAGAATTGATATCcg GCTTATCCCCAAAGATCAGTATTACTGTGGTGTACTGTATTTCACAGGAAGTGATATATTCAATAAGAACATGAGAACTCACGCTCTGGAAATGGGCTTCACGATCAATGAATATACAATCCGTCCCTTGGGTGTCACTG GAGTTGCTGGGGAGGCCCTACCAGTAGAATGTGAAAAAGACATCTTTGACTATATCCAGTGGGAATACCGAGAGCCAAAGGATCGGAGTGAATAA